Proteins encoded in a region of the SAR324 cluster bacterium genome:
- a CDS encoding TRAP transporter small permease, which yields MSSSEKLSTLDNSEHSGQFHATDEPVDLSVYQWEDWLTFVVFWLLAITVFYQFFTRYVLSDSAGWTEEIARYLLIGVTFLGASMAVRHNTHIHVEFIYRLVPPKVGRSLSTFVDLVRIAFLAYTSWVSYTLVPRMHNLNMTVIDFPMSYVYGFVTFGFVMMTFRSVQVAIRHQRQGWSSLERPGEIEN from the coding sequence ATGTCATCTAGTGAAAAACTGTCCACATTGGACAATTCTGAACATTCAGGACAATTTCACGCCACCGATGAGCCAGTCGACCTGAGTGTTTACCAGTGGGAAGACTGGTTGACCTTTGTGGTGTTTTGGTTATTGGCCATTACGGTCTTTTACCAATTCTTTACTCGCTACGTCTTGTCAGACTCAGCAGGATGGACGGAAGAAATCGCTCGTTATCTGCTGATCGGGGTGACCTTTTTAGGTGCGTCGATGGCAGTCCGTCACAACACTCACATTCACGTAGAATTCATTTATCGTCTTGTTCCCCCAAAAGTTGGACGCTCACTTTCCACTTTCGTAGATCTTGTACGAATTGCCTTTCTAGCTTACACAAGTTGGGTTTCGTACACCCTTGTGCCGAGAATGCACAACCTCAACATGACGGTAATTGACTTTCCTATGAGCTACGTCTACGGATTCGTCACTTTTGGTTTTGTAATGATGACTTTTCGCTCCGTTCAGGTGGCAATTCGTCATCAGCGACAGGGCTGGAGTTCTTTGGAACGTCCCGGAGAAATTGAGAACTAA